A stretch of Planctomicrobium piriforme DNA encodes these proteins:
- a CDS encoding DUF1559 domain-containing protein, which produces MGLVILVAVLPPNLRDRAKEAVRRAQCRENLKQISLALHNYQEAYGSLPPAYLVDTKGNRLHSWRTLILPYLDQKLLYEKIDLSKPWDDPANAQARSTPVTAYRCPSAGLGATRTTYLAFTGDDFCFAPTRGRTLDEITDGLSKTVMILESDTSHSVDWMSPYDERSQSFPLFSIKTPQEVHPGGTYVTLADGSVRFIRTGVSRGTRRALMTIAGGEQVREY; this is translated from the coding sequence GTGGGCTTGGTGATTCTTGTCGCCGTGCTTCCGCCGAACTTGCGTGACAGAGCCAAAGAAGCAGTCCGGCGAGCGCAGTGTCGAGAAAACCTCAAACAAATCTCGCTCGCATTACACAACTACCAGGAAGCATACGGCTCTCTGCCGCCCGCTTACCTCGTCGATACTAAAGGGAATCGCTTACACAGCTGGCGGACGTTGATTTTGCCCTATCTTGATCAGAAGCTGCTCTACGAGAAAATCGATCTGAGCAAACCTTGGGACGATCCGGCGAATGCTCAAGCTCGATCGACGCCAGTGACTGCATACCGATGCCCGAGCGCTGGACTCGGAGCCACCCGAACGACCTATCTGGCGTTTACCGGCGATGATTTCTGTTTTGCTCCGACCCGAGGGAGGACGTTGGACGAGATCACCGATGGGTTATCGAAAACCGTCATGATCCTGGAATCAGACACAAGTCATTCGGTTGACTGGATGTCCCCATACGATGAGCGTTCCCAGTCCTTTCCGCTATTCAGCATAAAAACTCCACAGGAAGTTCATCCTGGAGGCACATATGTGACCCTGGCCGACGGCAGCGTGCGATTCATCCGTACTGGGGTTTCTCGGGGAACTCGTCGGGCACTGATGACGATTGCCGGTGGCGAACAAGTGAGAGAGTATTGA